GTGAACCGCCCGCCTGTCAGGTGACAGTTTTCACGTGGTGCTGGCGCGATGGGTGTCGCGCGCGTAACCAATTGACGGCACAGGTAACTGATGCGTATCGCGCGTTTCTGTCGTGTGACAGAAACGCCGGCGTGTACCGATTGACCGGTTCGTGGTCCACCATGGAGCCATGCCGCTCACCCGGGCCGGTCGTCCGCGCCTCAACACCGCACGGCGTCCGGGGATGACCGCCCGCGACGAAATCCTCGATGCCGCAGGCGAATTGTTCACCACGCTCGGGTACGCGAGCACCTCGACCCGCCACATCGCGGAACTGGTCGGCATCCGGCAGGCGTCGCTGTACCACTATTTCAACACCAAAGACGACATCCTGTGCGCCCTGCTGAGCCAGACGGTCAGCCCCACCCTGGGATTCATCCCGAGCCTGCTCGGAGCGCAACCGGCGCTGACCGCCGCGGAACACCTGCACGCGTTGGCCGCCTTCGACGGCGGCCAACTGCTCAGCGGCCGGTGGAATCTCGGCGCGCTGTACCTGCTGCCCGAGCTGAGGGATGCGCGGCTCGAACCGTTCTGGTCGGACCGCGAACGGCTGCGGTTGCACTATCTCGCGCTCAGCCGTGGAGTCGTCGAACAGACCGGCGTGCACGAGGCGGCAACGGATCTGCCGTTCCGGCTGGTCGAATCCCTGGTGAACATGTGGTCGCTCGCCTCGGGCCCGCAGCGCGACGAGCTTCCGGTCCACGTGGCCGACGCCTGCCTGCGGGTGCTCGGGATACCCGACGGGGCGACCGCCGCGCTGCGGGCCCGTAGCACCGACGTGGTGGCTGGCTATACGCGCTCGCTGAGTGCACTGCCCGTGACGCCGCTCAGGTAGCGCCGCCAGTCCCCGTACAACGAGATGTCCTCACCGGCCTGCCAGGCGTCGAGCGCGCACCCGAATCCGACGACCTCCGTGCCGTCCGACAGCGTGACCCGGCCCAGCATCATCGGCGCCGGCAGCGCCGCGAGGAAGTCCCCGAGCATCGCCGTCCCGAGCAGCCACAGTTCACCGCCGATCGCCGTACCGGTTTCGGCTCCCACCCGCACCAGACCCGGTTTGGGTGGGGTGGTGTCCAGGCGCGCCAGCCGGTACAGCGGTGCGGTCACCGCCCGGCCGAGCCACCGGGCCCCGCGCTCGTCGAGTTGCCAGGCCAGCGGTTGGTCACGCAGGTGTGCCCCCACCACGAGGATCGGTGTGGCCGCCAGACCCGCGTGGATCGGCCACGGTGTTTGTTGCACAACGGGATTCGTGGCATCGAGTGTGGTGACACGGCGCGCGAGGTCGAGTGCCACCGCATCGGCACCGCTGCGCGCGACGAGTGAGACGCCGAACTGCGCCCCGTCGACGGTTCCGGACGGTACGGCGACCGCGCACATGTCCATGAGGTTGCAGAAGTTCGTGTAGGTGCCCAGTCGGGAGTTGACCCCGACGGGATCAGCCTCCACCTCGGCGATCGTCGGGTGTTCGGTGGTGGTCGGGATGAGCAGCGCATCGCAGTCGCCGAGTTCGGCCATCGCCACCGCGGTGAGTTCGGTGAGGCGTACCCGGTCGCGGAGCAGCCGGGTCGCCGGCACCGTACCGGCCGCCGAGATGATCGCGCCGACGGTCGGATCGACCTCGTCACGGTGGGTGTCGACGAAATCGCCGACCGCTTCGTGTCGCTCGGCCACCAGGCCGCCGTCGTACAGCAGTCGCGCCGCCTCGAGGAACGGGTTCAGATCGATCTCGCGCACCGTCACCCCCTGGCTCTCGAGGCGGACCCTGGCCGCAGCGAATGCACGCCGCCAGGCCGGCGAGAGACCGGGCAGTTCGCGGGGCACGGCCACGAGGGGTTCGGCCGGCGCGGCGAGCGGGGCATCGGGTGGGAACGGTCGCGTCCCAGGACCGCCCGCCATCACGCCCATGGCGGCGTCGGCGGTGTCCACATCGCGGGCGAGGACGGTGACGCAGTCATAGGAACGGCAGGCCGGCACCACACCGTCGGTGGGCACCACACCGTAGGTGGGTTTGATGCCGACGATGCCCTGTAGGGCCGCGGGCACCCGCCCGGATCCGGCGGTGTCGGTGCCGATGGCGACGTCGACGATGCCGAGTGCCACCGCGACCGCCGATCCGGAACTCGATCCGCCCGAGATGTGGTCGGGGCGCTGGGCGTTGCGCACGGCGCCGTGTGGGCTGCGCGTGCCGACCAGCCCGGTCGCGAACTGATCGAGGTTGGTCGCGCCGATCACCACCGCACCCGCCGCGCGCAGCCGCGCGACCACCGGCGCGTCGGTATCGGCCACCGCGGTCGCATAGCCCGGACATGCCGCCGTGGTGGGCAGGCCCGCGATGTCCACGTTGTTCTTCACCGCGACGGTCAGCCCGGCCAGTGGGAGCTCATCCCCCGCGGCGACGGCGGCGTCGACGGCCTCGGCGTCGGCCATCGCCTCAGCGAAGGGACGCACAAAGATCCAGATCTCCGGCCGCGCGACGTTCTCGAGCGTGGTGTAGGCGGCGCGGACGCGCTCGACGGCCGTCATGCCGGGATCTCCGCGACGTCCTGCTCCGCGCCGAGCACGACCAGGGGCGTTCCTGGTTCCACCTGGTGGCCCGCCTCGACGAGCACATGGGTCACCACACCGTCCGCCGGTGCGGTCACGACGGTCTCCATCTTCATCGCCTCCAATGCCAGCAGTGCCTGTCCGGCCGCCACGCGCTCCCCCACGGCCACATCGACTTTCCACACATTCGACGAGAACGGCGCATCCACCCGCTGGGCGCCGTCGTCGAGGACGAGGTCGGCGGTGTCGGCGGTGGCCTGCGACTGCGCACGCTCGGCGCGGTCGAACTCCCCTGCCGCCGCCCACGCCGAGCGCTCCGCGGAGAACGCCGCGCTCTGGCGGGCGCGGAACTCCGCGATGGAGTCGGCGTTTCGTGCGAGGAAGCGCTCGTGCTCGTCGAGGGAGAACGTGCCGTCGGTGATCTCGACGGTGCCGCGGCCCGCGGCGAGATCGGCGCGCAGGTCGAGCAGTTCCTCGGCGGACACCGGATACCAGGAGATGCGGTCGAAGAACCGCAGCAGCCACGGGCTGCCGGGTTCGAACGGTGCGGTGTGGCGGTAGGTGCTCCATACCTGTGTCGTCCGGCCGACGAACTGGTAGCCGCCGGGACCTTCCATCCCGTAGATGCACAGATAGGCGCCGCCGATCCCGACGGAGTTCTCCGCGGTCCAGGTGCGGGCGGGGTTGTACTTCGTGGTCACCAGGCGGTGGCGTGGATCGAGCGGAGTCGCCACCGGCGCACCGAGATACACGTCACCGAGTCCGAGGGTCAGGTATTCGGCGGCGAACACGGTGTCGGCGACATCGGCCTGGGTGGCCAGGCCGTTGACGCGCCGGATGAACTCGATGTTCGACGGGCACCAGGGGGCGTCGTCGCGCACTCCCGACATGTAGCGTGCGATCGCCTCGCGGGTCGCGGGGTCGTCCCAACTCAGCGGGAGCCGCACCGACCGGCTCGGCACCACGAGGTCGGAGGTGGCGGGCAGATCGTCTTCGAGTTCGGTCAGCAGGCCGAGCAGTCGGTCGATCGCCAGTTGCTGCGGGTCGACATGGATCTGGAGCGAGCGGATACCCGGGGTGAGGTCGACGATCCCGGCAGCTCGCGCATCGGCCAGCCGGGTGTGCAGCGCGTGCACTCGGGCGCGCAACGCCAGATCGAGCACCATCTCGCCGTACTCGACCAGCACGTTGTCGTCACCGCTGCGGCGGTAGGTGACCGACGGTTGCCCGTCGCGCCGGGCCAGCACACCGTCGTCGCCGTCGCCGCCGCTGGTGAGCACCGTCGGTGCGGCGGGCCGACGCTCGCCGCCCACCTCCGTCCGCGCCGGCGCGTCGGCGGCGCGAACCGGCACGAACCGCACGGTGTCACCGGGGCGCAGCTGCCCGAGCTTCCACCGGTCGGCGGCCACGACGGTCACCGGGCAGACGAAGCCGCCGAGACTGGGTCCGTCGGGTCCCAGCAGGATCGGGGTGTCACCGGTGAAGTCGAGTGCGCCAACCGAATACGGGGTGTCGTGGATGTTCGACGGATGGAGTCCGGCGTCACCGCCGTCGGCCCGCGCCCACCGCGGCCTGGGCCCTTCGAGGCGTACTCCGGTTCGTGCGGAGTTGAAGTGCACGCGGTATTCCGCGGCGAAGAGGGTGTCGATGTCCTCGCGGGTGAAGAACTCCGGCGCCCCGTGTGGTCCCTCGGTCACGGCCAGTTCCCAGTGCGAGACCAGGGCGGGGCGCATGTCGGGGGTGACCGCTGCGCGCCCGACCGCGCCGGTGACCGGGCGCGCGGCCCGCAGGACGTCACCGACCACCAGCGGCCGCCCCCCGTGGCCGCCGAATCTCCCGAGCGTGAACGTCGACGCGCTGCCCAGGTAGGCGGGTATGTCGAAACCGCCGGCGACGAGGACGTAGGTGCGTAGACCCACCGTCTCCGCCGCGCCGACGTCGAGCACTCCCCCGGCCGGGATCTCGACAGGCTCCCACATCGGGACGGGCCGGCCGTCGACGGTGACCAGGCACTCAGCGCCGGTGACGCACACGGTGGTGGGGTGGCTGGCACGCAGCGCCGGTCCGGAGGCGGTGCACTCGAGTCCCGCTGCGCCGTCGGGGTTGCCGAGCGCGCGGTTACCGAGCCGGAAGGACAGATCGTCCATCGGACCGCTCGGCGGGACACCGATGTGCCACAGTCCGATTCGGCCGGGCAGGTCCTGAACCGTGGTCAGCAGCCCCGGTCGCTCGACGGTGATGCGGGCCCGCGGGTCGGTGACGTCGGCCAACGTCGCGGTGCTGTGCCGCGCGGTGATGACGTCACGATGGGTCACCGCCGCCTGCAGTGCGCCGATGTTGGTCTCGATACCGTGCAGCACAGTGTGTCCCAGCGCATCGCCCAGACGCCCGAACGCCTGCTCACGTGCGGGTCCGGTGGCGATCACCTTGGCCAGCAGCGGATCGTAGAACGACGACACCTCCGTTCCGTCCTCGACCCAGGTGTCCACCCGCACATCGTCGGGGAAGGACACCGCGGTGACGGTTCCGGTGCTCGGCCGGTGATCGCGCGAGGGGTCCTCGGCGTAGAGCCGGGCCTCGACCGCATGACCTTTCACCGGCACCGCACCCGTCGGCAAGTACGGTGCCAACATGTCTGTTTCGCCACAGCCGAGGCGGAACATCCACGCGGCGAGGTCGATTCCGGTGACAGCCTCGGTCACCGGGTGTTCGACCTGGAGCCGGGCGTTGACCTCGAGGAACGACGCCTGCTCTCGGACCGGATCGTAGACGAACTCGACGGTGCCCGCCGACCGGTAGTCCACCGAGGCGGCCAGCGCGCGTGACGATTCGTGCAGCAGCGCACGGACGGGATCGGGCAGCGCCGGCGCCGGGGCCTCCTCGAGCACCTTCTGGTTGCGCCGCTGCAGGGAGCAGTCGCGGTCGCCCAGTGAGACGACGTGGCCTCGTCCGTCGCCGAAGATCTGCACCTCGACGTGGCGGGCGGTTTCGACGAAGCGCTCCACGAACACGCCGGCCGTGCCGAAGCTGCGCTCGGCCAGGCGCGCGACCCGCTCGAAGGCCGCGCGGAGTTCGATGGCGTTGTGGCACACCTGCATGCCGATACCGCCTCCTCCCCCGGTCGCCTTGAGCATCACCGGATAGCCGATGCCGTCCGCGGCGTGCAGCGCATCGGCGGCGTCGGCGAGCAGGTCCGAGCCCGGGAAGACCGGGACCCCGGCTGCCCGGGCCGCCGCCCTGGCGGTGTGCTTGGTGCCGAATACGCGCAGCTGGTCGGGTGTCGGACCCACGAAGACCATCCCCGCGGTCTCCACCGCAGCAGCGAAATCGCCGTCTTCCGAAAGGAATCCGTACCCGGGGTGGATCATGTCCGCGCCGGTTTCCCGCGCGGCGTCCAGGATGGCGTCGATCCGCAGATAACTGTCGGCCGGCGTGGACGGCCCGAGGCGGACGGCGTGGTCGGCGAGGCGCACGTGCGGGGCGCCGCGATCGGCGTCGGAGAACACCGCCACGGTGCGCAACCCGAGCCGCTGCGCGGACCGGACGAGCCGTACCGCGATCTCGCCGCGGTTGGCGATCAGCGCAGTCGTCACGGGCGGGTCACGATCATCCGGACCGGTGTGGGATTGAAGGCGTTGCACGGGTTGTTGATCTGCGGGCAGTTCGAGACGACCACGAGCGTGTCGATGTCGGCGCGCAATGCGATGCGCTT
Above is a window of Mycolicibacterium baixiangningiae DNA encoding:
- a CDS encoding TetR/AcrR family transcriptional regulator, with the translated sequence MPLTRAGRPRLNTARRPGMTARDEILDAAGELFTTLGYASTSTRHIAELVGIRQASLYHYFNTKDDILCALLSQTVSPTLGFIPSLLGAQPALTAAEHLHALAAFDGGQLLSGRWNLGALYLLPELRDARLEPFWSDRERLRLHYLALSRGVVEQTGVHEAATDLPFRLVESLVNMWSLASGPQRDELPVHVADACLRVLGIPDGATAALRARSTDVVAGYTRSLSALPVTPLR
- the atzF gene encoding allophanate hydrolase, which codes for MTAVERVRAAYTTLENVARPEIWIFVRPFAEAMADAEAVDAAVAAGDELPLAGLTVAVKNNVDIAGLPTTAACPGYATAVADTDAPVVARLRAAGAVVIGATNLDQFATGLVGTRSPHGAVRNAQRPDHISGGSSSGSAVAVALGIVDVAIGTDTAGSGRVPAALQGIVGIKPTYGVVPTDGVVPACRSYDCVTVLARDVDTADAAMGVMAGGPGTRPFPPDAPLAAPAEPLVAVPRELPGLSPAWRRAFAAARVRLESQGVTVREIDLNPFLEAARLLYDGGLVAERHEAVGDFVDTHRDEVDPTVGAIISAAGTVPATRLLRDRVRLTELTAVAMAELGDCDALLIPTTTEHPTIAEVEADPVGVNSRLGTYTNFCNLMDMCAVAVPSGTVDGAQFGVSLVARSGADAVALDLARRVTTLDATNPVVQQTPWPIHAGLAATPILVVGAHLRDQPLAWQLDERGARWLGRAVTAPLYRLARLDTTPPKPGLVRVGAETGTAIGGELWLLGTAMLGDFLAALPAPMMLGRVTLSDGTEVVGFGCALDAWQAGEDISLYGDWRRYLSGVTGSALSERV
- the uca gene encoding urea carboxylase, whose protein sequence is MTTALIANRGEIAVRLVRSAQRLGLRTVAVFSDADRGAPHVRLADHAVRLGPSTPADSYLRIDAILDAARETGADMIHPGYGFLSEDGDFAAAVETAGMVFVGPTPDQLRVFGTKHTARAAARAAGVPVFPGSDLLADAADALHAADGIGYPVMLKATGGGGGIGMQVCHNAIELRAAFERVARLAERSFGTAGVFVERFVETARHVEVQIFGDGRGHVVSLGDRDCSLQRRNQKVLEEAPAPALPDPVRALLHESSRALAASVDYRSAGTVEFVYDPVREQASFLEVNARLQVEHPVTEAVTGIDLAAWMFRLGCGETDMLAPYLPTGAVPVKGHAVEARLYAEDPSRDHRPSTGTVTAVSFPDDVRVDTWVEDGTEVSSFYDPLLAKVIATGPAREQAFGRLGDALGHTVLHGIETNIGALQAAVTHRDVITARHSTATLADVTDPRARITVERPGLLTTVQDLPGRIGLWHIGVPPSGPMDDLSFRLGNRALGNPDGAAGLECTASGPALRASHPTTVCVTGAECLVTVDGRPVPMWEPVEIPAGGVLDVGAAETVGLRTYVLVAGGFDIPAYLGSASTFTLGRFGGHGGRPLVVGDVLRAARPVTGAVGRAAVTPDMRPALVSHWELAVTEGPHGAPEFFTREDIDTLFAAEYRVHFNSARTGVRLEGPRPRWARADGGDAGLHPSNIHDTPYSVGALDFTGDTPILLGPDGPSLGGFVCPVTVVAADRWKLGQLRPGDTVRFVPVRAADAPARTEVGGERRPAAPTVLTSGGDGDDGVLARRDGQPSVTYRRSGDDNVLVEYGEMVLDLALRARVHALHTRLADARAAGIVDLTPGIRSLQIHVDPQQLAIDRLLGLLTELEDDLPATSDLVVPSRSVRLPLSWDDPATREAIARYMSGVRDDAPWCPSNIEFIRRVNGLATQADVADTVFAAEYLTLGLGDVYLGAPVATPLDPRHRLVTTKYNPARTWTAENSVGIGGAYLCIYGMEGPGGYQFVGRTTQVWSTYRHTAPFEPGSPWLLRFFDRISWYPVSAEELLDLRADLAAGRGTVEITDGTFSLDEHERFLARNADSIAEFRARQSAAFSAERSAWAAAGEFDRAERAQSQATADTADLVLDDGAQRVDAPFSSNVWKVDVAVGERVAAGQALLALEAMKMETVVTAPADGVVTHVLVEAGHQVEPGTPLVVLGAEQDVAEIPA